From a single Apium graveolens cultivar Ventura chromosome 2, ASM990537v1, whole genome shotgun sequence genomic region:
- the LOC141705831 gene encoding purine permease 1-like, whose protein sequence is METIQSNKNTEQNNEHHKISNATKSFLLFINCVLVTVGSVAGPLLMRLYYLHGGKKRWLSSWLLTAGFPLLIFPISVSFFKNRKRNSRTTTIFVTPWLVMASAFLGFILGFSVYLYSIGISYLPISIYSLLCTTQLAFTAIFAFLVVRHKFTHYSINAVVLMILGSAILGLHLDGDRPNGVSDDKYRSGFFMTIVGAAIHGFMLPAVEYTHMKAGVPVTTNIVMQIQFLIMMFATLFCTVPMIINKDFQGIAQESREFGLGARNYFMIIIFAGLSLQMNVLGSLGVIFWSSSLFGGILTASLVPIQQICAVIFIGEKFVAENGIALAMCLWAFISYFYGQYKINHRRKKAPISHEEEQVTV, encoded by the exons ATGGAAACAATACAGAGTAATAAAAATACAGAGCAAAATAATGAGCATCATAAGATTAGCAATGCTACAAAATCTTTTCTTTTATTCATAAATTGCGTTTTAGTCACAGTTGGTTCAGTAGCAGGTCCACTTCTTATGAGGCTCTACTATTTGCATGGTGGCAAAAAAAGATGGCTAAGTTCTTGGTTGCTCACTGCTGGCTTTCCACTTCTAATTTTTCCGATATCAGTTTCGTTCTTCAAAAATCGAAAAAGAAATTCTCGAACCACCACGATCTTTGTCACACCATGGCTTGTAATGGCTAGTGCATTTCTTGGTTTTATACTAGGATTCTCTGTGTACTTATATTCTATTGGCATTTCTTACCTTCCTATTTCTATTTACTCTCTTCTGTGCACAACTCAGCTTGCTTTTACCGCGATTTTCGCTTTTTTGGTTGTGAGACATAAGTTCACACATTACTCTATAAATGCTGTTGTTTTGATGATTCTTGGATCTGCAATTCTGGGGCTGCATCTGGATGGAGATCGTCCGAATGGCGTGTCGGATGATAAATATAGATCCGGTTTCTTTATGACAATTGTTGGAGCTGCAATTCACGGATTTATGTTGCCTGCTGTTGAGTACACTCATATGAAGGCTGGTGTTCCAGTAACAACTAATATCGTCATGCAAATTCAGTTTCTCATTATGATGTTTGCGACGTTGTTCTGCACTGTTCCTATGATCATTAACAAAGATTTTCAG GGAATTGCCCAAGAGTCTAGAGAATTTGGGCTTGGAGCAAGAAACTACTTCATGATAATAATTTTTGCTGGACTGTCCTTACAAATGAATGTCTTAGGCAGCCTTGGGGTGATTTTCTGGTCTTCGTCGCTTTTTGGAGGCATTTTAACGGCTTCTCTGGTTCCGATTCAACAAATATGTGCTGTAATTTTCATAGGCGAGAAATTTGTTGCTGAAAATGGGATAGCCTTAGCAATGTGCCTCTGGGCTTTCATTTCTTACTTCTATGGACAATACAAAATTAATCACAGAAGAAAAAAAGCTCCGATTAGTCACGAAGAAGAACAAGTAACAGTGTGA